The following proteins come from a genomic window of Pseudomonas sp. WJP1:
- a CDS encoding TIM barrel protein — MSKPLRFALNRMVAPRLSLPAFIELAVTLKADAIEIRNDLKGVEIEDGTAPEHVRQLCAAKGITVLSINALYPFDVWNDERRAQALKLAAYARDCGAQGLVMCPLNERTDPRTEAQRASGLRTALSELAPILRDHGILGFIEPLGFEECSLRRKRTAVDAIKAIGGLDVFRLVHDTFHHHLASEHEFFPELTGLVHISGVEDAEAPLATIRDGHRVLVGEGDILGNAAQIDTLLGSGYSGYLSFEPFADSVHGLADIERAIGASMDHLQKSLA; from the coding sequence ATGAGCAAACCCCTGCGTTTCGCCCTCAACCGTATGGTCGCACCCCGTTTGTCCCTGCCGGCGTTCATCGAGTTGGCGGTGACCCTCAAGGCCGACGCCATCGAGATCCGCAACGATCTCAAGGGCGTTGAAATCGAAGACGGCACCGCACCCGAACACGTGCGTCAATTGTGCGCGGCCAAGGGCATCACCGTGTTGTCGATCAACGCGCTGTATCCGTTCGATGTGTGGAATGACGAGCGCCGTGCACAGGCCCTGAAACTTGCCGCCTATGCCCGCGATTGTGGTGCGCAGGGTTTGGTCATGTGCCCGCTGAACGAGCGCACTGATCCACGTACCGAGGCGCAGCGTGCGTCCGGCCTGCGCACGGCGTTGAGTGAACTGGCGCCGATCCTGCGCGATCACGGCATCCTTGGCTTCATCGAGCCGCTGGGTTTCGAAGAGTGCTCGCTGCGGCGCAAACGCACGGCAGTGGATGCGATCAAGGCCATCGGCGGGCTGGATGTGTTCCGCCTGGTGCATGACACCTTCCACCACCATCTGGCCAGCGAACATGAGTTTTTCCCTGAGCTGACCGGGCTGGTGCACATCTCCGGGGTCGAGGATGCCGAGGCGCCGCTGGCGACCATTCGTGACGGCCATCGGGTGCTGGTGGGCGAGGGCGACATCCTCGGCAATGCGGCGCAGATCGATACCTTGCTCGGTAGCGGCTACAGCGGCTACCTGTCGTTCGAACCGTTTGCCGACAGCGTGCATGGGTTGGCGGATATCGAACGGGCGATCGGCGCGAGCATGGATCACCTGCAGAAATCCCTGGCCTGA
- a CDS encoding Gfo/Idh/MocA family protein: protein MSLLSNSLRIGVIGTGAIGQDHIRRCSQTLLNSQVVAVTDINLQQAAKVVADLKLTAEVYPDGHALINAPEVEAILVTSWGPSHEEFVLAAIAAGKPVFCEKPLAVTAQGCRKIVEAEVAHGKRLVQVGFMRPYDEGYRALKSVIDSGQIGEPLMLHCAHRNPTVGENYKTDMAITDTLIHELDVLRWLLDDDYVSVQVVFPRKSSKALAHLKDPQIVLLETAKGTRIDVEVFVNCQYGYDIQCEVVGETGIAKLPEPSQVQLRSGAKLSNAILMDWKDRFIAAYDVELQAFIDGVRAGQVGGPSAWDGFAAAVAADACIEAQNSGQIVKVGLPDRPHFYG from the coding sequence ATGTCATTGCTCTCTAATTCACTGCGGATTGGCGTTATCGGCACCGGGGCCATCGGCCAGGACCATATCCGTCGTTGCAGCCAGACCCTGCTCAATAGCCAGGTCGTGGCGGTTACCGACATCAACTTGCAACAGGCGGCCAAGGTCGTTGCCGATTTGAAGCTGACCGCCGAGGTTTATCCCGACGGCCATGCGCTGATCAACGCACCGGAAGTCGAGGCGATCCTCGTGACCTCCTGGGGGCCGAGTCACGAGGAGTTCGTGCTGGCAGCGATTGCCGCCGGCAAGCCGGTGTTCTGCGAGAAACCGCTGGCGGTCACTGCACAAGGTTGCCGCAAGATCGTCGAAGCCGAAGTGGCCCACGGCAAGCGGCTGGTACAGGTCGGTTTCATGCGTCCGTACGACGAGGGTTATCGGGCACTCAAATCAGTGATCGACAGTGGCCAGATCGGTGAGCCGTTGATGCTGCATTGCGCCCACCGTAACCCGACCGTGGGCGAGAACTACAAGACCGACATGGCGATCACCGACACCCTGATCCATGAGCTGGACGTGTTGCGCTGGTTGCTCGACGACGACTACGTGTCGGTGCAGGTGGTGTTCCCGCGCAAGAGCAGCAAGGCGCTCGCGCATTTGAAAGACCCGCAGATCGTGCTGCTGGAAACCGCCAAGGGCACGCGCATCGATGTGGAAGTCTTCGTCAATTGCCAGTACGGCTACGACATCCAGTGCGAAGTGGTCGGGGAGACTGGCATCGCCAAACTGCCGGAGCCGTCCCAAGTTCAATTGCGCAGCGGGGCGAAGCTGTCCAACGCGATTCTGATGGACTGGAAGGATCGGTTCATCGCCGCGTATGACGTTGAGTTGCAGGCGTTCATCGATGGCGTGCGGGCCGGGCAGGTTGGCGGGCCTTCGGCGTGGGATGGCTTTGCGGCGGCGGTGGCGGCGGATGCCTGTATCGAAGCACAAAATAGCGGCCAGATCGTAAAAGTCGGCCTGCCAGACCGCCCACACTTCTACGGCTAA
- the iolD gene encoding 3D-(3,5/4)-trihydroxycyclohexane-1,2-dione acylhydrolase (decyclizing) produces MTTTRLTMAQALVKFLDNQYIEVDGVQSKFVAGIFTIFGHGNVLGLGQALDQDSGDLIVHQGRNEQGMAHAAIGFAKQHLRRKIYACTSSVGPGAANMLTAAATATANRIPLLLLPGDVYACRQPDPVLQQIEQFHDLSISTNDAFKAVSKYWDRINRPEQLMTAAIHAMRVLTDPAETGAVTLALPQDVQAEAYDYPDYFLQKRVHRIERRPATEAMLGDALALFKGKRKPLIICGGGVKYSGANAALQAFAERFDIPFAETQAGKSAVVSSHPLNVGGIGETGCLAANLLARDADLIIGIGTRYSDFTTASKSLFAHPGVQFLNLNISPCDALKLDGVQLLADARAGLQTLGEALGDYRSSWGDHPRQAKAQLDEEVDRLYQLQYQAKDFVPEINDHLDPAVLREFIELTGSCLTQSRVLGVLNETLADDAVIVAAAGSLPGDLQRSWRSKGVNTYHVEYGYSCMGYEVNAALGVKLAEPDREVYALVGDGSYMMLHSELATSIQERRKINVVLLDNMTFGCINNLQMGNGMDSFGTEFRFRNPQTGKLDGGFVPVDFAMSAAAYGCKTYKVTTVDELQAALADARLQTVSTLIDIKVLPKTMIHGYLSWWRVGVAQVSTSARTDAVAKTLNERLAKARQY; encoded by the coding sequence ATGACCACAACAAGACTGACCATGGCCCAGGCCCTGGTGAAATTCCTCGATAACCAGTACATCGAGGTCGATGGGGTCCAGAGCAAATTCGTCGCCGGGATCTTTACCATCTTCGGCCACGGCAACGTGCTGGGTCTGGGCCAGGCCCTGGATCAGGACAGTGGCGACCTGATCGTCCATCAGGGCCGCAATGAGCAAGGCATGGCCCATGCCGCCATCGGGTTCGCCAAGCAGCATCTGCGGCGCAAGATCTACGCCTGCACTTCATCCGTGGGGCCGGGCGCGGCGAACATGCTGACCGCTGCCGCCACCGCGACAGCTAACCGCATTCCCTTGCTGCTGCTGCCTGGCGATGTCTACGCCTGCCGCCAGCCCGACCCGGTGTTGCAGCAGATCGAGCAGTTCCATGACCTGAGCATCAGCACCAACGATGCATTCAAGGCGGTCAGTAAATACTGGGACCGCATCAACCGTCCCGAGCAGTTGATGACGGCAGCGATCCACGCCATGCGTGTGCTTACCGACCCTGCGGAAACCGGCGCCGTGACCCTGGCCCTGCCGCAGGACGTGCAGGCCGAGGCTTACGATTATCCCGATTATTTCCTGCAAAAACGCGTGCACCGCATCGAGCGTCGCCCAGCCACCGAAGCCATGCTCGGCGATGCACTGGCGTTGTTCAAGGGCAAGCGCAAGCCGCTGATCATCTGCGGTGGCGGAGTCAAGTATTCCGGGGCCAACGCCGCATTGCAGGCCTTTGCCGAGCGCTTCGACATTCCGTTCGCCGAAACCCAGGCCGGCAAGAGCGCGGTGGTCTCCAGCCATCCGCTTAATGTGGGTGGCATCGGCGAAACAGGTTGCCTGGCGGCGAACCTGCTGGCCAGGGACGCTGACCTGATCATCGGCATCGGCACCCGCTACAGCGACTTCACCACCGCGTCGAAGTCCTTGTTTGCACACCCCGGGGTGCAATTTCTCAACCTCAATATCAGCCCCTGCGACGCGCTGAAACTCGACGGCGTGCAATTGCTGGCGGACGCCAGAGCCGGTTTGCAGACATTGGGCGAAGCACTGGGGGATTATCGCTCGAGCTGGGGCGATCATCCCCGCCAGGCCAAGGCGCAACTGGATGAGGAAGTCGATCGCCTCTATCAGCTGCAATACCAGGCCAAGGATTTCGTCCCGGAAATCAACGACCACCTGGACCCGGCCGTCCTGCGTGAATTCATCGAGCTGACCGGTTCCTGCCTGACCCAGAGCCGTGTACTCGGCGTGCTCAACGAAACCCTGGCCGACGACGCCGTGATCGTCGCTGCAGCCGGGAGCCTGCCTGGCGACTTGCAGCGCAGTTGGCGCAGCAAGGGCGTGAACACCTATCACGTCGAGTACGGCTATTCCTGCATGGGTTACGAGGTCAACGCTGCGTTGGGCGTGAAACTCGCCGAGCCGGATCGTGAGGTCTATGCGCTGGTGGGCGACGGCTCCTACATGATGCTGCACTCGGAGCTGGCGACCTCGATTCAGGAGCGACGCAAGATCAACGTGGTGCTGCTCGACAACATGACCTTCGGCTGCATCAACAACTTGCAGATGGGCAACGGCATGGACAGCTTCGGCACCGAGTTCCGCTTCCGCAACCCGCAAACCGGCAAGCTCGATGGCGGCTTTGTACCGGTGGATTTCGCCATGAGCGCGGCGGCCTATGGCTGCAAGACGTACAAAGTGACCACCGTTGACGAGCTGCAGGCTGCACTGGCGGATGCGCGCTTGCAGACGGTGTCGACGCTGATCGATATCAAGGTTCTGCCCAAGACCATGATTCACGGCTACCTGTCCTGGTGGCGGGTCGGCGTGGCGCAGGTTTCCACCAGCGCCCGCACCGATGCGGTGGCCAAGACACTGAACGAACGACTGGCAAAGGCCCGTCAGTACTGA
- a CDS encoding sugar ABC transporter substrate-binding protein, producing MKTKIRFASLALSLMFASGAAFADMKIGVSMSQFDDTWLTYLRESMDTKAKSYPDGVKLQFEDARSDVVKQLSQVESFISQKVDAIVVNPVDTAATKKITEAAVKAGIPLVYVNRRPDDLNLPKGVVTVASNDLEAGQMQMQYLADKMGGKGDIVILLGDLANNSTTNRTKGVKEVLAKYPNIKIEQEQTGIWSRDKGMTLVNDWLTQGRKFDAVVSNNDEMAIGAAMALQQAGVEKGSILIAGVDGTPDGLNAVKKGALVVSVFQDAKGQADGSIETAVKMAKNEAVEPAVWVPYRLITLQNVDQFK from the coding sequence ATGAAGACCAAGATCCGTTTCGCCTCACTCGCCTTGTCCCTGATGTTCGCCAGCGGCGCTGCATTCGCTGACATGAAGATCGGCGTCAGCATGTCGCAGTTCGATGACACCTGGCTGACCTACCTGCGTGAGTCCATGGACACAAAAGCCAAGTCCTATCCCGATGGCGTCAAGCTGCAGTTCGAAGACGCCCGCAGCGACGTGGTCAAGCAACTGAGCCAGGTCGAAAGCTTCATCAGCCAGAAAGTCGATGCCATCGTGGTCAATCCGGTGGATACGGCCGCGACCAAAAAAATCACTGAAGCTGCCGTGAAGGCGGGCATCCCGCTGGTCTATGTCAACCGTCGTCCCGATGACCTGAACCTGCCCAAAGGCGTGGTCACTGTCGCCTCCAACGACCTGGAGGCCGGGCAGATGCAAATGCAATACCTGGCCGACAAAATGGGCGGCAAGGGCGACATCGTGATCCTGCTGGGCGACCTGGCGAACAACTCCACCACCAACCGCACCAAGGGCGTCAAGGAGGTGCTGGCCAAGTACCCGAACATCAAGATCGAGCAAGAGCAAACCGGCATCTGGTCGAGGGACAAGGGCATGACCCTGGTCAATGACTGGCTGACCCAGGGCCGCAAGTTCGACGCGGTCGTCTCCAACAACGACGAGATGGCCATTGGTGCCGCAATGGCCCTGCAACAGGCCGGCGTGGAAAAGGGCAGCATCCTGATCGCCGGTGTCGACGGTACGCCTGACGGATTGAACGCGGTGAAGAAGGGGGCTCTGGTGGTGTCGGTGTTCCAGGACGCCAAGGGCCAGGCGGACGGTTCGATCGAAACGGCAGTGAAAATGGCCAAAAACGAAGCGGTAGAGCCGGCCGTCTGGGTGCCGTATCGCTTGATCACGCTGCAAAACGTTGACCAGTTCAAATAG
- a CDS encoding Gfo/Idh/MocA family protein: MRIGLVGYGHGGRFFHAPLISSLPGATFVGVVTRSTERRQLLAAEHPGVPAFDSIGQLVEVGVDVLVVSTPLKGRPALVLDAIEHNVAVVSDKPFAADAQQAQTLITMAERQGVQLSVYQNRRWDSDFLTVRKLIESGALGQVSRFESRIERYSPQSVNNGSGGGWLRDLGSHLVDQALLLFGPVTRVYAELEYLEKGQAFDNGFFMSLTHANGVISHLGGSCLQNTPGPRFRVTGTQGCYSVDGLDGQEASALAGLTPKSEGERWGVEEHRRWGWFEQGEVRERISSERGCWNQFYLQLQSALQSGGPLPVDARDALATTRVLDAARLSSERHQLVQLSPFESHRTKS, encoded by the coding sequence ATGCGCATCGGACTTGTCGGATACGGCCATGGCGGCCGATTTTTCCATGCTCCACTGATCAGCAGCTTGCCGGGTGCAACCTTCGTCGGTGTGGTGACCCGTTCAACGGAGCGGCGCCAGTTGCTGGCGGCAGAACACCCTGGCGTGCCGGCCTTCGACAGCATCGGCCAACTGGTCGAAGTCGGGGTTGATGTACTGGTGGTGTCCACGCCGCTCAAAGGGCGTCCGGCGCTGGTGCTCGACGCCATTGAACACAATGTGGCGGTGGTCAGCGACAAGCCGTTCGCCGCCGACGCGCAGCAGGCGCAAACCCTGATCACCATGGCTGAACGTCAGGGCGTGCAACTGAGCGTCTACCAGAACCGGCGCTGGGACTCGGACTTTCTCACCGTGCGCAAACTCATCGAGTCCGGTGCGCTGGGCCAGGTTAGCCGTTTCGAGTCACGGATCGAGCGCTATTCACCACAGTCGGTGAACAACGGCAGCGGCGGTGGTTGGCTGCGCGACCTGGGCAGTCATCTGGTGGATCAGGCGCTGCTGCTGTTCGGCCCCGTCACCCGGGTTTATGCCGAACTGGAGTACCTGGAAAAAGGCCAGGCTTTCGACAACGGTTTCTTCATGTCCCTGACCCATGCCAACGGCGTGATCTCGCATTTGGGCGGTAGTTGCCTGCAAAACACACCTGGCCCGCGTTTTCGCGTGACCGGCACCCAGGGCTGCTACAGCGTCGACGGCCTGGACGGGCAGGAGGCGTCGGCTCTCGCCGGGCTCACACCGAAATCCGAAGGCGAGCGCTGGGGCGTGGAAGAGCACCGACGCTGGGGCTGGTTCGAACAGGGCGAAGTGCGCGAAAGAATTTCCTCCGAGCGTGGTTGTTGGAATCAGTTCTATTTACAGCTACAAAGCGCGTTGCAGAGCGGTGGCCCACTGCCGGTGGACGCCCGTGATGCACTGGCGACCACCCGCGTGCTAGACGCTGCGCGGCTGAGTTCCGAGCGCCATCAGCTGGTGCAACTAAGCCCCTTCGAAAGTCATCGAACAAAATCATAA